The nucleotide window AAAACTCTTCCTAGTCAAATCACCCCAAGGTAACATAGTACAAGTCCAAGACACCTTCGCCGAAATGTTCCTACTCTGGGCAGGAAGAGTTTTAATCACCGCACAAAACGAAAAATGGGCGCAAATCGCCGCAAACCTAACCACAGGCTTTGCAACAAGCGTAATCGCAGCCTCAGCAGAAGCAGCCATCGAACGTCCAGTTCCAGCAGACCAAACACCTGACAAACGACCAGGAATTCTCATTCAAATTTATAACCGAGACCGCTTCGAACTCAAACACCAACTTATGGAACGCATCGGCCAATGCACCATGACCTGCCCAACCACCGTAGCCTTCAACGGCTTAGTCGGCAAACGCACCCTAAACGTGGGTAGCAGTCTACGCTACTTCGGCGACGGCTTCCAAAAGAAAGCCATGGTCGGCGGAAGAAAATGCTGGAAAATCCCAGTCATGGAAGGCAACTTCATCGTTGAAGACGGCTTTGGCGCGCAAGAAGCTGTTGCAGGCGGCAACTTTATGATATTCGCAAAAACCCAAGAAGCAGGTCTCAAAGCAGCAGAAGCAGCAGCCGACGCAATCCGCGCCAACGCGCCGGACGTAATCATGCCTTTTCCAGGCGGAGTATGCCGAGCAGGAAGCAAAGCTGGCTCATTAAAATACAAACTTAAAGCTTCCACAAACCACCCTTACTGCCCCACACTACGCACTCTTGTGCCAGACACTGTGGTTCCAGAAGGTGTCGAGAGCGTTTATGAAATAGTTATGAACGGCTTGTCTTTGGATGCTGTCAAGAACGCTATTAAGCAAGGTGTAACTGCAGCCATAGCTGTTCCAGGTGTAGTCAAGATTTCCGCAGGCAACTACGGCGGCAAACTAGGTCCATTCAAGGCATACCTTCGAGATGCCATAGGCGCACCAGCACCAGAAGCAACCGAAGCCCCACCAGTCAAGGC belongs to Candidatus Bathyarchaeota archaeon and includes:
- the fhcD gene encoding formylmethanofuran--tetrahydromethanopterin N-formyltransferase gives rise to the protein MSANINTLEIQSYDEKQKLFLVKSPQGNIVQVQDTFAEMFLLWAGRVLITAQNEKWAQIAANLTTGFATSVIAASAEAAIERPVPADQTPDKRPGILIQIYNRDRFELKHQLMERIGQCTMTCPTTVAFNGLVGKRTLNVGSSLRYFGDGFQKKAMVGGRKCWKIPVMEGNFIVEDGFGAQEAVAGGNFMIFAKTQEAGLKAAEAAADAIRANAPDVIMPFPGGVCRAGSKAGSLKYKLKASTNHPYCPTLRTLVPDTVVPEGVESVYEIVMNGLSLDAVKNAIKQGVTAAIAVPGVVKISAGNYGGKLGPFKAYLRDAIGAPAPEATEAPPVKAKA